One window of Dysidea avara chromosome 11, odDysAvar1.4, whole genome shotgun sequence genomic DNA carries:
- the LOC136237864 gene encoding uncharacterized protein isoform X2, with amino-acid sequence MRGVEYMCIACVFLLLITATSGQKDCGDRNLFARFRVQSHIPASIVITLTLPTACVKDAMPGRYRILYGMNNGVLNMITHTYSSQNDTIILSDLIPNRKYMVLVIAVYDDGEKHFSCTKFIRSGANSTSVGDHDKANIAPIAAGISASGIIVAVVITVIIILLWLIKRRRKLMNKHKGSHCVSVVSTIGNEYRLRKKLYSCPGYLQIFHDPKPVDYEVPVDSVNIAPNARTDPAHLEYLAGSEERPSVTDKDVMMMKSEPIQLSSANMTTMTTSKLDAHKSAQVKKKKLVKPYAVVDVTDIVTKAGLDDTATKHKSKHHKNKHVPSNREALSHSFGSCTDNNNVTQVELNGRFYTVPLYVNLHVPITINPSYRTAQ; translated from the exons ATGCGTGGAGTGGAGTATATGTGCATTGCTTGTGTGTTCTTATTGCTGATAACAGCCACTTCAG GACAAAAAGATTGTGGGGACAGGAATTTATTTGCCAGGTTCAGAGTACAATCACATATTCCAGCATCAATTGTAATAACACTGACGCTGCCAACAGCATGTGTAAAGGATGCAATGCCCGGACGATATCGCATACTGTATGGGATGAACAATGGAGTTCTTAATATGATAACACACACTTACAGCTCTCAAAATGATACCATTATTCTTAGTGACTTAATTCCAAACAGGAAATATATGGTGTTAGTTATTGCAGTGTACGATGATGGTGAAAAACACTTTAGTTGTACAAAGTTTATCAGATCAGGGG CCAATTCTACTTCAGTTGGAGATCATGACAAAGCTAACATTGCACCCATCGCTGCTGGGATTTCTGCTAGTGGGATCATAGTTGCTGTTGTGATAACAGTTATAATCATATTGTTATGGCTAATTAAAAG AAGAAGAAAGCTTATGAATAAACACAAGGGATCACATTGTGTCAGTGTAGTGTCCACCATTGGAAATGAATATAGATTAAGGAAGAAATTGTATTCATGTCCAGGGTACCTCCAAATCTTCCATGATCCGAAACCAGTTGATTATGAAGTCCCAGTTGATTCAGTGAATATTGCACCAAATGCTAGAACAGATCCTGCTCATTTAGAATATCTAGCTGGTAGTGAAGAGAGGCCTAGTGTTACTGACAAAGATGTAATGATGATGAAATCAGAGCCCATACAACTGTCCTCTGCTAACATgaccacaatgaccacatcTAAACTGGATGCACACAAAAGTGCTCAAGTGAAGAAAAAGAAACTAGTGAAACCATATGCTGTAGTGGATGTGACAGACATTGTAACTAAAGCTGGTCTAGATGATACAGCAACTAAGCACAAGTCAAAACATCACAAGAACAAACATGTGCCTAGTAACAGGGAAGCATTGAGCCATTCATTTGGTTCATGTACTGACAATAACAATGTTACTCAAGTTGAGCTAAATGGAAGATTTTACACTGTTCCCCTATATGTCAACTTACACGTACCAATAACAATCAACCCATCATACAGAACAGCGCAGTga
- the LOC136237864 gene encoding uncharacterized protein isoform X3 yields MPGRYRILYGMNNGVLNMITHTYSSQNDTIILSDLIPNRKYMVLVIAVYDDGEKHFSCTKFIRSGVILANSTSVGDHDKANIAPIAAGISASGIIVAVVITVIIILLWLIKRRRKLMNKHKGSHCVSVVSTIGNEYRLRKKLYSCPGYLQIFHDPKPVDYEVPVDSVNIAPNARTDPAHLEYLAGSEERPSVTDKDVMMMKSEPIQLSSANMTTMTTSKLDAHKSAQVKKKKLVKPYAVVDVTDIVTKAGLDDTATKHKSKHHKNKHVPSNREALSHSFGSCTDNNNVTQVELNGRFYTVPLYVNLHVPITINPSYRTAQ; encoded by the exons ATGCCCGGACGATATCGCATACTGTATGGGATGAACAATGGAGTTCTTAATATGATAACACACACTTACAGCTCTCAAAATGATACCATTATTCTTAGTGACTTAATTCCAAACAGGAAATATATGGTGTTAGTTATTGCAGTGTACGATGATGGTGAAAAACACTTTAGTTGTACAAAGTTTATCAGATCAGGGG TCATTTTAGCCAATTCTACTTCAGTTGGAGATCATGACAAAGCTAACATTGCACCCATCGCTGCTGGGATTTCTGCTAGTGGGATCATAGTTGCTGTTGTGATAACAGTTATAATCATATTGTTATGGCTAATTAAAAG AAGAAGAAAGCTTATGAATAAACACAAGGGATCACATTGTGTCAGTGTAGTGTCCACCATTGGAAATGAATATAGATTAAGGAAGAAATTGTATTCATGTCCAGGGTACCTCCAAATCTTCCATGATCCGAAACCAGTTGATTATGAAGTCCCAGTTGATTCAGTGAATATTGCACCAAATGCTAGAACAGATCCTGCTCATTTAGAATATCTAGCTGGTAGTGAAGAGAGGCCTAGTGTTACTGACAAAGATGTAATGATGATGAAATCAGAGCCCATACAACTGTCCTCTGCTAACATgaccacaatgaccacatcTAAACTGGATGCACACAAAAGTGCTCAAGTGAAGAAAAAGAAACTAGTGAAACCATATGCTGTAGTGGATGTGACAGACATTGTAACTAAAGCTGGTCTAGATGATACAGCAACTAAGCACAAGTCAAAACATCACAAGAACAAACATGTGCCTAGTAACAGGGAAGCATTGAGCCATTCATTTGGTTCATGTACTGACAATAACAATGTTACTCAAGTTGAGCTAAATGGAAGATTTTACACTGTTCCCCTATATGTCAACTTACACGTACCAATAACAATCAACCCATCATACAGAACAGCGCAGTga
- the LOC136237864 gene encoding uncharacterized protein isoform X1 → MRGVEYMCIACVFLLLITATSGQKDCGDRNLFARFRVQSHIPASIVITLTLPTACVKDAMPGRYRILYGMNNGVLNMITHTYSSQNDTIILSDLIPNRKYMVLVIAVYDDGEKHFSCTKFIRSGVILANSTSVGDHDKANIAPIAAGISASGIIVAVVITVIIILLWLIKRRRKLMNKHKGSHCVSVVSTIGNEYRLRKKLYSCPGYLQIFHDPKPVDYEVPVDSVNIAPNARTDPAHLEYLAGSEERPSVTDKDVMMMKSEPIQLSSANMTTMTTSKLDAHKSAQVKKKKLVKPYAVVDVTDIVTKAGLDDTATKHKSKHHKNKHVPSNREALSHSFGSCTDNNNVTQVELNGRFYTVPLYVNLHVPITINPSYRTAQ, encoded by the exons ATGCGTGGAGTGGAGTATATGTGCATTGCTTGTGTGTTCTTATTGCTGATAACAGCCACTTCAG GACAAAAAGATTGTGGGGACAGGAATTTATTTGCCAGGTTCAGAGTACAATCACATATTCCAGCATCAATTGTAATAACACTGACGCTGCCAACAGCATGTGTAAAGGATGCAATGCCCGGACGATATCGCATACTGTATGGGATGAACAATGGAGTTCTTAATATGATAACACACACTTACAGCTCTCAAAATGATACCATTATTCTTAGTGACTTAATTCCAAACAGGAAATATATGGTGTTAGTTATTGCAGTGTACGATGATGGTGAAAAACACTTTAGTTGTACAAAGTTTATCAGATCAGGGG TCATTTTAGCCAATTCTACTTCAGTTGGAGATCATGACAAAGCTAACATTGCACCCATCGCTGCTGGGATTTCTGCTAGTGGGATCATAGTTGCTGTTGTGATAACAGTTATAATCATATTGTTATGGCTAATTAAAAG AAGAAGAAAGCTTATGAATAAACACAAGGGATCACATTGTGTCAGTGTAGTGTCCACCATTGGAAATGAATATAGATTAAGGAAGAAATTGTATTCATGTCCAGGGTACCTCCAAATCTTCCATGATCCGAAACCAGTTGATTATGAAGTCCCAGTTGATTCAGTGAATATTGCACCAAATGCTAGAACAGATCCTGCTCATTTAGAATATCTAGCTGGTAGTGAAGAGAGGCCTAGTGTTACTGACAAAGATGTAATGATGATGAAATCAGAGCCCATACAACTGTCCTCTGCTAACATgaccacaatgaccacatcTAAACTGGATGCACACAAAAGTGCTCAAGTGAAGAAAAAGAAACTAGTGAAACCATATGCTGTAGTGGATGTGACAGACATTGTAACTAAAGCTGGTCTAGATGATACAGCAACTAAGCACAAGTCAAAACATCACAAGAACAAACATGTGCCTAGTAACAGGGAAGCATTGAGCCATTCATTTGGTTCATGTACTGACAATAACAATGTTACTCAAGTTGAGCTAAATGGAAGATTTTACACTGTTCCCCTATATGTCAACTTACACGTACCAATAACAATCAACCCATCATACAGAACAGCGCAGTga
- the LOC136239162 gene encoding protein-associating with the carboxyl-terminal domain of ezrin-like yields the protein MGGAIDTLWPGSGEDTKKYVVKQSSDNLWSVANVVDPEIETADSTELVTEFSHHVSYDDLADFVDISIQRLRVLRHPNLLKFLSSYECWFDYAYDDAIYLLTELVSPLEVVIKSLSDEEMIKGLRDVARGLQFLHETALLAHNNLHMGNIFVREKPWCWKIGGFECALELKRVDDKFLEDIALIRKSPVIPPEDKVKGPTKSPPFTRDMWEFGQLVVAVVTTMESGSHDGLLDHSKTCLLSDNPEHRITAGQVLRKPWLQNELTDIVEFLEQLTVKKSDEKSEFFRSLPARLLSLLSQTLCRHIVPLLLTPLVMGEPAAQQYLWKHLFTPAVGDRRHHFHPDIVCPLILESDYRRHVFSHIISLLESREGHIRQVLLENLDGFSSICTGDDMETIVLPQVLIGLQETDDDLVAATLQGLSKMVPILGADVVMGTTRRSIFVNTRPKTPSNAVSSENKPKPESNRHTTP from the exons ATGGGTGGAGCTATAGATACATTGTGGCCGGGTAGTGGTGAAGACACGAAGAAGTATGTCGTTAAACAAAGTAGCGATAACCTGTGGAGTGTCGCTAACGTGGTCGACCCGGAGATAGAGACAGCGGACAGCACTGAATTGGTGACGGAATTTAGTCACCATGTATCTTATGATGATTTGGCAGATTTTGTCGACATTTCAATTCAACGTCTCCGAGTGCTGCGTCACCCTAACCTGCTCAAATTCTTGTCatcctat gagtgttggtttgacTATGCCTACGATGATGCCATATACTTGTTAACAGAGTTAGTGTCCCCACTGGAAGTTGTCATCAAGAGTCTTAGTGATGAGGAGATGATAAAAGGACTAAGAGATGTTGCTAGAGGACTACAGTTCTTACATGAAACTGCGTTGCTAGCACACAATAATTTACACATGGGAAATATCTTTGTCCGAGAGAAGCCCTGGTGTTGGAAGATTGGAGGATTTGAATGTGCTCTAGAACTAAAACGTGTAGATGATAAGTTCTTGGAAGATATTGCTTTAATCAGGAAAAGCCCAGTGATTCCTCCAGAAGACAAAGTTAAGGGACCAACAAAGTCACCACCGTTTACCAGGGATATGTGGGAATTTGGTCAGTTAGTGGTTGCCGTGGTGACCACAATGGAATCCGGCTCCCATGACGGACTACTGGACCATAGCAAGACTTGTCTCCTTAGTGACAACCCAGAGCATCGTATAACTGCTGGACAAGTGTTAAGGAAACCATGGTTACAAAATGAGCTAACTGATATTGTGGAGTTCCTGGAGCAGTTGACTGTGAAGAAGAGTGATGAAAAAAGTGAATTCTTCAGGTCCCTGCCAGCTAGACTACTATCCCTACTATCACAGACATTGTGTCGTCACATTGTACCACTACTGTTAACACCCCTAGTGATGGGAGAACCTGCTGCACAACAATACCTATGGAAACACCTCTTTACCCCTGCTGTTGGCGACAGGAGACATCATTTTCATCCTGACATAGTGTGTCCATTAATTCTGGAGAGTGATTATCGTCGTCATGTGTTCTCACACATCATATCATTACTGGAGTCAAGGGAGGGACACATTCGACAAGTGTTGCTGGAGAACTTGGATGGCTTCTCTTCCATCTGTACTGGTGATGACATGGAAACCATAGTTTTACCACAGGTGCTTATTGGTCTACAAGAAACTGACGATGATTTAGTAGCAGCAACTCTACAGGGGTTGTCTAAGATGGTGCCTATTCTTGGAGCAGATGTTGTCATGGGAACAACAAGAAGATCAATATTTGTTAACACTCGACCAAAGACACCTAGTAATGCTGTGAGCAGTGAGAACAAACCCAAACCTGAATCCAATCGTCACACTACTCCGTGA